The Marinobacter subterrani genome has a segment encoding these proteins:
- the istA gene encoding IS21 family transposase has product MPVARISMRQIIEVLRLKYEAGLSHERIARACGLSKGVVGKYVNLAQAHDVTWPLPEDVDEVRLEALLFPAKTPPARFAEPDYFQVHQELKTKGVTLQLLWAEYVERHSDKAYRYSQFCHHYRLWRGRQRRSMRQVHRAGEKIFIDYCGPTVPVVDRSTGEMRKAQVFVAVLGASSYTFAEATWSQSLPDWIASHQRMLAFYGGVAELLVPDNLKAAVTKADRYTPKINETYAELAAHYQTAVLPARPYKPKDKAKAEAAVLLVERWILARLRHRMFFSLAELNSAIAQLLPALNQRPFQGRSESRQSLFESLDRPALRPLPATPYVYAEWCKARPGIDYHIEIDKRLYSVPHALVGVKLDVRVTDTSVEVMHKGQRVALHSRHGKSRFVTLTEHMPKSHQAHQNWSPGRFLNWAKDIGPATLDVVQGQLKDRPHPEHGYRACLGLLNLSRRYSRDRLEQACDRALAINSASYQSITSILKQGLDQLPLPLAEEEPELTDLPVHTNVRGPHYYH; this is encoded by the coding sequence ATGCCGGTTGCGAGGATTTCCATGCGACAGATTATCGAGGTCTTGCGCCTCAAGTACGAAGCAGGCCTGAGCCATGAGCGCATTGCCCGCGCCTGCGGTCTCTCCAAAGGTGTGGTTGGCAAGTACGTCAATCTTGCCCAGGCCCATGATGTGACCTGGCCGTTGCCAGAGGATGTTGATGAGGTACGACTGGAAGCGCTGCTGTTCCCGGCTAAGACCCCACCTGCACGCTTTGCCGAACCTGATTACTTCCAGGTCCACCAGGAACTGAAGACCAAGGGCGTGACCCTGCAACTGCTCTGGGCCGAGTACGTAGAACGCCACAGCGACAAGGCCTATCGCTACAGCCAGTTCTGCCACCATTACCGGCTCTGGCGTGGCCGGCAGCGGCGCAGCATGCGCCAGGTCCATCGAGCCGGTGAGAAGATCTTTATCGATTACTGTGGCCCCACTGTGCCAGTGGTGGATCGTTCCACCGGTGAAATGCGTAAGGCTCAGGTCTTTGTCGCCGTGCTTGGAGCGTCCAGCTATACCTTCGCCGAGGCTACCTGGAGCCAGTCCCTGCCGGACTGGATTGCCTCCCACCAACGGATGCTGGCGTTCTACGGCGGTGTAGCTGAATTGCTGGTTCCTGACAACCTCAAGGCAGCGGTCACCAAGGCCGATCGATATACCCCGAAGATCAACGAGACCTACGCCGAACTGGCCGCCCACTACCAGACTGCCGTATTACCGGCACGCCCCTACAAACCCAAGGACAAGGCGAAAGCTGAAGCCGCCGTACTGCTGGTCGAGCGCTGGATACTGGCCCGGTTACGGCACCGGATGTTCTTCTCCCTGGCCGAACTGAACTCGGCCATTGCCCAGTTGTTGCCGGCGCTGAACCAGCGCCCGTTCCAGGGGCGCTCCGAGAGCCGCCAGAGCTTGTTCGAGTCACTGGATCGCCCAGCTCTGAGACCTCTGCCCGCAACACCCTATGTCTATGCCGAGTGGTGCAAAGCGCGACCGGGCATTGACTACCACATCGAGATCGACAAACGGCTGTACAGCGTGCCTCACGCCCTGGTGGGTGTGAAGCTGGATGTTCGGGTGACCGATACGTCCGTTGAGGTCATGCACAAGGGACAACGGGTAGCCTTGCATTCTCGCCACGGCAAGAGCCGCTTCGTGACCCTGACCGAACACATGCCCAAGTCGCATCAGGCCCATCAGAACTGGTCACCGGGACGCTTCCTGAACTGGGCCAAGGACATCGGCCCCGCCACGTTGGATGTGGTGCAGGGACAGCTCAAGGATCGGCCGCATCCGGAACATGGTTACCGGGCCTGCCTGGGTCTGCTGAACCTCAGTCGTCGCTACAGCCGTGACCGCCTTGAGCAGGCTTGTGACCGGGCGTTGGCTATCAACTCGGCCAGTTACCAGAGCATCACCTCGATCCTAAAGCAGGGGCTGGATCAACTCCCGCTGCCCCTAGCTGAGGAAGAGCCGGAACTGACCGATCTGCCTGTTCACACCAACGTTCGTGGCCCCCACTACTACCACTGA